A genomic window from Vigna radiata var. radiata cultivar VC1973A chromosome 2, Vradiata_ver6, whole genome shotgun sequence includes:
- the LOC106755782 gene encoding early nodulin-like protein 2: protein MDVEKALYLLLLLLTLLSSSKAKKFNVGGSQGWVPNPSESYNNWAGRNRFQINDTIVFNYKKGSDSVLEVKKKEDYEKCNKTNPINKFENGDTEFKFDRSGPFYFISGKDGNCEKAQKLIVVVLSPRKSPSPSLPPLLPPKYLPSPSPKTNPPTVSPSSPPSPAVQPPSNSISPKPANGPSAAAPGPENWYSATAPAPETMYPVTSPPAPPPETGTPPPFPAGPISPPQSSAGPTSPPQSPAGPTSPPQSQPSSSTAPSPTNGGFAKAPSNALVYFVTIVVGGVMLRY, encoded by the exons ATGGATGTTGAAAAAGCTCTATACCTCTTGTTGCTTCTCCTCACTCTTCTCTCAAGCTCCAAAGCCAAGAAGTTCAACGTTGGTGGAAGCCAAGGCTGGGTTCCAAATCCTTCCGAGAGTTACAACAACTGGGCTGGAAGAAACCGATTCCAAATCAATGACACAATAG TTTTCAACTACAAGAAAGGTTCGGACTCGGTTttggaagtgaagaagaaggaagattATGAGAAGTGCAACAAGACAAACCCAATCAACAAGTTCGAAAATGGTGACACTGAGTTCAAGTTTGACCGATCAGGACCATTTTACTTCATTAGTGGAAAAGATGGAAACTGTGAAAAGGCTCAGAAattgattgttgttgttttatcCCCTAGAAAATCGCCATCACCTTCATTACCACCATTGTTGCCACCAAAATATTTGCCTTCACCCTCACCAAAGACAAACCCACCAACCGTTTCGCCTTCCTCTCCACCGTCCCCAGCGGTTCAACCTCCGTCAAACTCAATATCTCCGAAACCGGCCAACGGGCCTTCAGCGGCAGCTCCGGGACCTGAAAACTGGTATTCAGCGACAGCTCCGGCACCTGAAACCATGTACCCGGTGACTTCTCCTCCGGCACCGCCACCGGAGACGGGAACTCCACCGCCGTTTCCGGCGGGGCCAATTTCTCCACCTCAGTCATCCGCGGGGCCAACTTCCCCACCGCAGTCGCCGGCGGGGCCAACTTCTCCACCGCAGTCGCAGCCGTCTAGTTCAACGGCGCCGTCACCGACGAATGGTGGTTTTGCCAAGGCTCCTTCAAACGCTTTGGTGTATTTCGTTACAATTGTCGTTGGTGGTGTTATGTTGCGTTATTGA